In Nicotiana tabacum cultivar K326 chromosome 19, ASM71507v2, whole genome shotgun sequence, one DNA window encodes the following:
- the LOC107806240 gene encoding protein TRIGALACTOSYLDIACYLGLYCEROL 1, chloroplastic yields the protein MQAASHCYPLHLSRRGSYNKVSHVNVKVLSLNWLPRRFDFNQGAQTRKVLKPFKLKRFCVIPNSNDGHPSLSVSEEDTTASKEDTSTVEEWENGGETFLSKWSPPRYLWRGLSVPILAGQVIIRIIKGKVHWRNTLQQLERVGPKSVGVCLLTAAFVGMAFTIQFVREFTRLGLNRSVGGVLALAFSRELSPVVTSIVVAGRIGSAFAAELGTMQVSEQTDTLRVLGANPVDYLVTPRVIASCIALPFLTLMCFTVGMASSALLADGVYGISINIILDSAQRALRSWDLISAMIKSGVFGAIISIISCAWGVTTLGGAKGVGESTTSAVVLSLVGIFIADFALSCCFFQGAGDSLKNCV from the exons ATGCAAGCAGCTTCTCATTGTTATCCTCTTCACTTATCCAGAAG AGGCAGCTATAATAAGGTGAGTCATGTAAATGTAAAAGTTTTGAGCTTGAATTGGCTTCCTCGGAGATTTGACTTTAATCAAGGAGCTCAGACCCGTAAGGTTTTAAAACCTTTCAAACTGAAAAGATTCTGTGTGATTCCTAACTCTAATGATGGTCATCCAAGTCTGTCTGTTTCTGAAGAGGACACAACTGCATCTAAAGAGGACACATCTACAGTGGAAGAATGGGAAAATGGAGGAGAAACATTCTTGAGTAAGTGGTCACCTCCCAGGTACTTATGGAGGGGATTATCAGTTCCTATCTTGGCAGGGCAGGTTATTATTAGAATCATAAAGGGTAAAGTCCACTGGAGGAATACTCTTCAACAGTTGGAAAGAGTTGGACCTAAGTCGGTTGGTGTCTGTCTGTTAACAGCAGCTTTTGTTGGCATGGCCTTCACTATCCAATTTGTTAGAGAATTCACTAGATTAGGGTTAAATAGATCTGTTGGTGGGGTGTTGGCCCTTGCCTTTTCAAGAGAGCTAAGTCCAGTTGTCACATCAATTGTAGTTGCTGGGCGTATCGGTAGTGCATTTGCTGCAGAACTGGGCACCATGCAGGTATCTGAGCAGACTGACACGTTGAGAGTTCTTGGTGCAAATCCTGTTGATTATTTGGTGACACCAAGAGTGATTGCTTCTTGCATTGCGttaccatttttaaccctaaTGTGCTTTACAGTTGGAATGGCATCCAGCGCTCTTTTGGCTGATGGTGTTTATGGAATTAGCATAAACATAATCTTGGATTCTGCTCAGAGAGCTCTTAGATCATGGGACCTTATTAGTGCGATGATTAAATCAGGGGTGTTTGGTGCTATTATATCCATCATAAGCTGTGCTTGGGGGGTCACCACGCTGGGAGGTGCCAAAGGGGTGGGAGAGTCGACTACTTCAGCAGTAGTTTTATCTCTTGTTGGCATATTCATAGCTGACTTTGCTCTCTCTTGTTGTTTCTTCCAGGGTGCCGGTGATTCCCTGAAGAATTGTGTGTGA